The Iamia majanohamensis genome window below encodes:
- a CDS encoding TetR family transcriptional regulator translates to MRDRNPARRRILAAARKEFAAHGIAGARVDRIAVIAKANKALMYHYFESKDELFDAVFSTVVEEVVTGIPLDVYDLPGYAARLVEAYEEHPDLRRLATWHRLERSSDGPHEVACHNIRARVDTIAAAQREGRVSDRYPPDVTLMLVHHIATVWASAPAELDLAGAPTSWSRPGLVADAVERLLR, encoded by the coding sequence ATGAGAGACCGCAATCCCGCCCGACGGCGCATTCTCGCCGCCGCCCGCAAGGAGTTCGCCGCCCACGGCATCGCAGGCGCCCGCGTCGACCGGATCGCCGTGATCGCCAAGGCGAACAAGGCCCTGATGTACCACTACTTCGAGAGCAAGGACGAACTGTTCGACGCTGTCTTCTCCACCGTCGTCGAAGAAGTGGTCACTGGCATCCCACTCGACGTGTACGACCTGCCCGGCTACGCCGCTCGCTTGGTCGAGGCCTACGAGGAGCACCCCGACCTGCGGCGACTCGCGACCTGGCACCGTCTCGAACGGTCGAGCGATGGTCCGCACGAGGTCGCCTGCCACAACATCCGGGCTCGGGTGGACACCATCGCCGCAGCCCAGCGCGAAGGTCGCGTGTCGGATCGATATCCGCCAGACGTCACCCTGATGCTCGTCCACCACATCGCCACGGTCTGGGCCTCCGCGCCCGCCGAGCTGGATCTCGCTGGCGCTCCCACGTCTTGGAGTCGCCCTGGCCTCGTCGCTGACGCCGTCGAGCGACTGCTGAGGTGA
- a CDS encoding universal stress protein — MSPGLRSRLAGTDVRWRFEVRRGDPITELARAATDHDASWVAIGRSARRRFPCGSRTPVSERLVHECDRPVLVVPPDA; from the coding sequence TTGTCACCTGGACTGCGAAGTCGTCTGGCCGGCACCGATGTCCGGTGGCGGTTCGAGGTTCGCCGCGGTGATCCGATCACCGAGCTGGCCCGGGCTGCGACCGACCACGACGCGAGCTGGGTTGCCATCGGGCGCAGCGCGCGGCGACGCTTCCCCTGCGGATCACGCACGCCCGTGAGTGAGCGGCTCGTGCACGAGTGCGACCGACCTGTACTCGTAGTTCCGCCCGACGCGTGA
- a CDS encoding ATP-binding protein translates to MTAAAIGRSFAAETLVGFKGTWAQDCVLLVSELCTNAVLHGTGALHLRVLAVPGWVRVEVQDGSDLIPAARAYSERASTGRGIALVEALAADWGVHHVPSGKLVWFELGDRPDDVEAPLTEDRPREQVTIALLGAPIELVKSAMEHGESLLRDLMYVVLAGDLAERFPDGWTPPTLDLSPVLDVVGAAVGPAADLQIPLTEEAGNAARDRLAMVEFADGLARQGILLSPPSSVEIAACRRWALGEIHAQLAGAKPRPWQPPAGGDAQEAHEPLP, encoded by the coding sequence TTGACGGCCGCCGCCATCGGTCGCTCGTTCGCAGCGGAGACCCTCGTCGGCTTCAAGGGCACGTGGGCCCAAGATTGCGTGCTCCTGGTCAGCGAGCTGTGCACGAACGCAGTCCTCCACGGGACCGGGGCGCTACACCTGCGGGTGTTGGCGGTGCCCGGGTGGGTTCGGGTGGAGGTGCAGGACGGCTCAGATCTGATCCCCGCCGCTCGCGCCTACAGCGAGCGGGCCTCGACCGGTCGGGGCATCGCGCTGGTGGAGGCGCTGGCGGCCGATTGGGGGGTGCACCACGTTCCCAGCGGGAAGCTCGTCTGGTTCGAGCTTGGTGACCGGCCCGACGATGTCGAGGCCCCGCTGACGGAGGATCGTCCTCGCGAGCAGGTCACGATCGCTCTCCTGGGCGCGCCGATCGAGCTCGTGAAGTCGGCTATGGAGCACGGTGAGTCTCTGCTCCGCGATCTCATGTACGTCGTCCTGGCCGGCGATCTCGCCGAGCGGTTCCCGGACGGGTGGACCCCGCCGACCCTGGACCTGAGCCCGGTGCTCGACGTGGTCGGTGCAGCTGTCGGGCCGGCGGCCGACCTCCAGATCCCCCTGACGGAGGAGGCCGGCAACGCAGCTCGCGATCGGTTGGCCATGGTCGAGTTCGCCGACGGGCTGGCCCGACAGGGCATCTTGCTGTCGCCGCCGTCGTCGGTCGAGATCGCGGCCTGCCGCCGGTGGGCGCTGGGCGAGATCCACGCCCAGCTGGCCGGTGCGAAGCCTCGCCCGTGGCAGCCGCCAGCCGGTGGAGACGCCCAGGAGGCCCATGAGCCTCTCCCGTAG
- a CDS encoding TetR/AcrR family transcriptional regulator yields MRAVPEAMAEKLMSTAGEFVASWDDVRIDDIAAASGVPRATLYYYFSSKEDVLAFLLRRMLDRLTESVASADDEAMAVPERLAAVVRAQLAHLAEYPATAQLLTSNLGKAGKLPDIAAAINASFHEPVRRLLALGGADGSIRAVDPELAATALYGAVTVVGLRCLVVDGGIDVEAVSEQILPMFWSGLRPEGTR; encoded by the coding sequence ATGAGGGCCGTGCCCGAAGCAATGGCCGAGAAGCTCATGTCGACCGCCGGGGAGTTCGTCGCTTCGTGGGATGACGTGCGCATCGATGACATCGCCGCCGCCAGCGGCGTGCCGCGAGCGACGCTCTACTACTACTTCTCGAGCAAGGAAGACGTGCTGGCCTTCCTCCTGCGGCGGATGTTGGACCGCCTCACCGAGTCGGTGGCCAGCGCCGACGACGAGGCCATGGCCGTGCCGGAACGCCTCGCCGCGGTTGTGCGGGCCCAGCTCGCCCACCTTGCCGAGTACCCCGCCACGGCCCAGCTCCTGACCTCGAACCTGGGCAAGGCCGGCAAGCTGCCCGACATCGCCGCGGCCATCAACGCGTCGTTCCACGAACCGGTGCGCCGGCTGCTCGCCCTCGGCGGCGCCGACGGTTCGATCCGCGCCGTCGACCCCGAGCTGGCGGCGACCGCCCTGTACGGCGCCGTCACCGTCGTCGGGCTGCGCTGCCTGGTGGTCGATGGCGGCATCGATGTCGAGGCCGTCAGCGAGCAGATCCTGCCGATGTTCTGGTCCGGGCTCCGACCGGAGGGAACCCGATGA
- a CDS encoding MDR family MFS transporter encodes MSDVAAPPASRLTHRQILVVFSGLMAGMLLAALDQTIVSTALPTIVGELGGLDHLSWVVTAYLLTTTASTPLYGKLSDIYGRRLMFQSAIVIFVLGSVLCGLSQDMLQLIVFRGIQGIGAGGLMAMAFAIIGDIVSPRERGRYTGYLGAVFAVASVAGPLLGGFFVDNLTWRWVFYVNVPIGIMALVITSAVLRLPFARQDHKIDFAGAALLVASVSTLLLGLVWGGSEYPWGSAVIVGLLGGSVVLTAVFLWWESRTPEPILPLRLFRGRVFSAGVALSFLLGGAMFGAIVFLPLFLQVATGATATNSGLLLLPLMAGLMTASILSGRVIAKTGHYRRWPIAGMGVAAVGMYLLSTMEPDTTRAASSLYMLIVGVGLGMVMQVLVLAVQNAADFKDLGVATSSVNFFRSLGGSFGVSLFGVLFATLLDDKLAAIFSPGALGSAGLSPRGADRHPGADPGAPPGHPAARDRGDGRFDHGDLPVHGAPVGDRRCDRYRASRASAQGHRTHRLHPRRGGDRGGRGGRRRSDRRRAHRRWHHPHRCGRSLPLIPLAFALPELGPPLHER; translated from the coding sequence ATGTCCGACGTTGCAGCGCCTCCCGCCTCTCGTCTCACCCACCGACAGATCCTTGTGGTCTTCAGCGGACTCATGGCCGGCATGCTCCTCGCCGCCCTCGACCAGACGATCGTGTCCACTGCGCTGCCGACCATCGTGGGCGAGCTCGGCGGCCTCGACCACCTCTCATGGGTCGTCACGGCCTACCTGTTGACCACCACTGCCAGCACCCCGCTCTACGGGAAGCTCTCTGACATCTACGGCCGTCGACTGATGTTCCAGTCGGCCATCGTCATCTTCGTCCTCGGATCGGTCCTGTGTGGGCTCTCCCAGGACATGCTCCAGCTCATCGTGTTCCGAGGCATCCAAGGGATCGGAGCGGGTGGCCTGATGGCCATGGCGTTCGCCATCATCGGCGACATCGTCTCGCCCCGGGAGCGAGGCCGCTACACGGGCTACCTGGGGGCGGTCTTTGCGGTCGCCTCGGTCGCGGGACCGCTGCTCGGTGGGTTCTTCGTCGACAACCTCACGTGGCGATGGGTGTTCTACGTGAACGTCCCGATCGGGATCATGGCCCTGGTCATCACCAGCGCCGTGCTGCGCCTGCCCTTCGCCCGCCAGGACCACAAGATCGACTTCGCCGGAGCGGCGCTGCTCGTTGCCAGTGTCTCGACGCTGCTGTTGGGTCTCGTGTGGGGCGGCAGCGAGTACCCGTGGGGCTCGGCCGTCATCGTCGGGCTCCTTGGCGGCTCCGTCGTGCTCACCGCCGTGTTCCTCTGGTGGGAGAGCCGCACTCCAGAACCGATCCTGCCGCTTCGGCTGTTCCGCGGCCGCGTCTTCAGCGCCGGAGTCGCGCTGTCGTTCCTCCTCGGCGGCGCGATGTTCGGCGCGATCGTGTTCCTGCCGTTGTTCCTCCAGGTCGCCACCGGAGCCACAGCCACCAACTCCGGCCTCCTCTTGTTGCCGCTCATGGCCGGACTCATGACCGCCTCGATCCTCTCTGGGCGCGTCATCGCCAAGACCGGTCACTACCGGAGGTGGCCCATCGCGGGCATGGGGGTGGCTGCGGTCGGCATGTACCTGTTGTCGACGATGGAGCCCGACACGACTCGGGCCGCCAGCTCCCTGTACATGCTGATCGTGGGAGTGGGACTCGGCATGGTCATGCAGGTCTTGGTCCTCGCGGTCCAGAACGCCGCCGACTTCAAGGACCTCGGGGTCGCGACGTCCTCGGTCAACTTCTTCCGCAGCCTCGGTGGGTCCTTCGGGGTGTCGCTCTTCGGGGTGCTGTTCGCCACTCTGCTCGACGACAAGCTCGCCGCAATCTTCTCCCCGGGTGCGCTGGGTTCGGCCGGACTGAGCCCCCGAGGCGCTGACCGCCACCCCGGAGCAGATCCAGGCGCTCCCCCCGGACATCCTGCTGCCCGTGACCGAGGCGATGGCCGATTCGATCACGGCGATCTTCCTGTGCACGGTGCCCCTGTTGGTGATCGGCGTTGCGATCGCTATCGCGCTTCCCGGGCTTCCGCTCAAGGACACCGCACACATCGGCTCCACCCTCGAAGGGGCGGAGATCGCGGTGGCCGAGGTGGTCGGCGGAGAAGCGACCGTCGACGAGCTCACCGACGATGGCACCATCCCCATCGATGCGGACGGAGCCTCCCGTTGATCCCCTTGGCCTTCGCTCTTCCCGAGCTGGGGCCTCCGCTGCACGAGCGGTGA
- a CDS encoding cytochrome P450 — MTSRSVVGAISAEEADEVVFEILGGETGRADPYPLYRRLREGRPVHSSPSTGVWFVSDYGVAKQVLHDPRFGRGEGSMMGALADAEVAERSGEMRRSSRNMLFADPPDHTRLRGLVSRAFTPRRVEELRPRLVDLVDPLLDVVAGDQEVDLLDAVAFRFPVAVIGELVGVPEADRDQFRTLVRASTAMIEASPSAEALAEAQRSMGEMSDYFHDLVARRRREPSGDLLSAMIAIEDADGDRLTEDELVSTAILLFGAGFETTTNLIGNGTLCLLRHPDQMARLRDDPSLLLSAVEEMLRFESPVQLDARSALVDAEVAGRRVEAGTSVVTFLGAANRDPQVFAEPDVFDVARSPNSPLSFGWGIHHCLGAHLARLEGEVVFGRMLDRFARIDLAEEPVWRQSITLRGLEGLRVSAVIAPGVDA; from the coding sequence GTGACGTCTAGATCTGTCGTTGGAGCGATCAGTGCAGAGGAGGCCGACGAGGTCGTCTTCGAGATCCTCGGCGGCGAGACCGGCCGAGCCGACCCCTACCCCCTCTACCGACGGCTCCGCGAGGGGCGGCCGGTGCACAGCTCGCCGTCGACGGGGGTCTGGTTCGTCAGCGACTACGGCGTGGCGAAGCAGGTGCTCCACGATCCTCGGTTCGGCCGGGGCGAGGGCTCGATGATGGGGGCGCTGGCCGACGCCGAGGTGGCCGAGCGATCGGGCGAAATGCGCCGCTCGTCGCGCAACATGCTCTTCGCCGACCCTCCCGATCACACCCGACTCCGGGGCTTGGTGTCACGGGCATTCACCCCGCGTCGTGTCGAGGAGCTTCGACCCCGGCTCGTAGACCTCGTCGACCCGCTGCTCGACGTCGTCGCCGGCGACCAGGAGGTGGACCTGCTCGATGCCGTGGCCTTCCGCTTCCCGGTGGCGGTCATCGGAGAGCTGGTCGGTGTGCCCGAAGCCGATAGGGACCAGTTCCGCACCCTCGTGCGGGCGTCGACGGCGATGATCGAGGCCTCGCCGAGCGCCGAGGCCCTCGCCGAGGCCCAGCGGTCGATGGGTGAGATGTCGGACTACTTCCACGATCTGGTCGCCCGGCGGAGGAGGGAGCCGTCGGGCGACCTGCTCTCGGCGATGATCGCCATCGAGGACGCGGATGGCGACCGCCTCACCGAGGACGAGCTGGTCTCGACGGCGATCTTGCTGTTCGGGGCTGGGTTCGAGACGACCACCAACCTCATCGGCAACGGCACCTTGTGCCTGCTCCGCCATCCGGACCAGATGGCCCGGCTCCGCGACGACCCTTCCCTCCTGCTCAGCGCCGTCGAGGAGATGCTGCGGTTCGAGAGCCCTGTCCAGCTGGACGCCCGCAGCGCCCTCGTCGACGCCGAGGTCGCCGGGCGCCGGGTCGAGGCGGGGACCTCGGTCGTGACGTTCCTCGGGGCGGCCAACCGGGACCCGCAGGTCTTCGCCGAACCCGACGTCTTCGACGTCGCACGCAGCCCGAACAGCCCCCTCAGCTTCGGGTGGGGGATCCACCACTGCCTCGGAGCCCACCTCGCCCGCCTCGAGGGGGAGGTGGTCTTCGGTCGCATGCTCGACCGGTTCGCCCGCATCGACCTCGCCGAGGAGCCGGTCTGGCGTCAGAGCATCACGCTCCGAGGCCTGGAGGGCTTGCGCGTCAGCGCGGTCATCGCGCCCGGGGTCGACGCATGA
- a CDS encoding TetR/AcrR family transcriptional regulator → MSDGPSVDPRVARTRHDVLAAARAVLLDEGWERVTLARVAERSGYARTTLYRHWPQRLDLLRDLIREEGRLTHTAKTGDLRADLVAELEAFRVALTTTGFGSVFIAIGQQAGDDPEFADLNREMRAEGGRVLHGIVADGVQRGELASDLRPDAAIPQLVGPVLFRHLFEPDDVLDSEFVLSVVDWFLAAAREGEPVSPAPSG, encoded by the coding sequence GTGAGCGACGGGCCGAGCGTTGATCCGCGCGTGGCACGCACCCGCCACGACGTCTTGGCCGCGGCGCGCGCTGTCCTCCTCGACGAAGGATGGGAGCGTGTCACCCTGGCCAGGGTTGCCGAGCGCAGCGGGTACGCCCGCACGACCTTGTACCGACACTGGCCACAGCGCCTCGACCTGCTCAGGGACCTGATCCGCGAAGAAGGTCGCCTGACCCACACCGCCAAGACGGGCGACCTGCGCGCAGACCTCGTCGCAGAGCTGGAAGCGTTCCGGGTTGCCCTCACCACCACTGGCTTCGGCTCGGTGTTCATCGCCATCGGCCAACAGGCGGGCGACGATCCTGAGTTCGCAGACCTGAACCGGGAGATGCGCGCCGAGGGCGGGCGGGTCCTGCACGGGATCGTGGCCGACGGGGTGCAGCGTGGCGAGCTCGCGAGCGACCTCAGGCCAGACGCAGCCATCCCGCAGTTGGTCGGTCCAGTGCTGTTCCGCCATCTGTTCGAGCCCGACGACGTCCTCGATTCCGAATTCGTCCTGTCGGTGGTCGACTGGTTCCTGGCTGCTGCCCGGGAGGGCGAACCCGTGTCGCCGGCACCCTCCGGCTAG
- a CDS encoding MFS transporter, whose translation MTTTTQLGPPPEIPGLHDEVIVDPRRRLLVLAAMCVALVAVVASVSGLNVAQQALAADLDASQSELLWIINGYTLALAALLMPVGAIGDRWGRKPVLMIGLVAFSLINLASSFASEPGVLIALRVLAGLSAAMVMPVTLSVITTSFPREEQAKAIGTWAGFAGAGGIIGLFASAAIIDNATWPWVFALPIALAAVSFVLTAAFVPHSVEHTGAGFDIAGSLLSILAVGGLVLAFHEGPERGWTDAVTVAAVAAGLLGTVAFVLVELRRDHPLVDVRVFALRGLAAGSINLFVVFAVMFSLFLVLVQYLQAVLGYSALKAASGLLPMAAMMMPLSTIAPTIAERIGFRRTLVTGMLLLAGGLVLFATLADPGGGYLSVLPGILVLGAGVGLAMSPSTAAITSSLPEEKQGVASALNDTVREMGGAVGIALIGSVLNSAYRSNIEPTAVSLPPEVAEPVTSGIGGALAAAGRMGADGTALVDASRQAFVDGMAPALYLAAGLALVAAVFTALRGPKKPVQVESRPGPSGDEPPIEGDHSR comes from the coding sequence TTGACGACCACCACCCAACTCGGCCCGCCGCCTGAGATCCCGGGCCTCCACGACGAGGTCATCGTGGACCCGCGTCGTCGGCTGCTCGTCCTGGCCGCCATGTGCGTCGCGCTCGTGGCGGTCGTCGCCTCGGTGTCGGGCCTCAACGTCGCGCAACAGGCGTTGGCTGCGGATCTCGATGCCTCCCAGAGCGAGCTGCTGTGGATCATCAACGGCTACACCCTCGCCCTCGCTGCGCTCCTCATGCCCGTGGGGGCGATCGGCGACCGATGGGGGCGCAAGCCGGTCCTCATGATCGGTCTTGTGGCGTTCTCGCTGATCAACCTGGCCTCCTCCTTCGCGAGCGAGCCGGGTGTGCTCATCGCGCTGCGCGTCCTCGCCGGACTGTCCGCAGCGATGGTGATGCCCGTCACCCTGTCGGTCATCACCACGAGCTTCCCGCGAGAGGAGCAAGCCAAGGCCATCGGCACCTGGGCAGGGTTCGCGGGTGCGGGCGGCATCATCGGGCTCTTCGCCTCGGCCGCGATCATCGACAACGCCACCTGGCCGTGGGTCTTCGCCCTTCCGATCGCTCTGGCTGCTGTCTCCTTCGTGCTGACCGCAGCGTTCGTCCCGCACTCGGTCGAACACACCGGTGCGGGCTTCGACATCGCGGGCTCGCTGCTGTCGATCCTCGCCGTCGGTGGGCTCGTCTTGGCCTTCCACGAGGGGCCCGAGCGGGGGTGGACCGATGCGGTCACGGTGGCTGCGGTGGCTGCCGGACTGCTCGGCACCGTCGCGTTCGTGCTCGTCGAGCTCCGCCGGGATCACCCGCTGGTCGACGTGCGCGTCTTCGCGCTCCGCGGCCTCGCCGCCGGCTCGATCAACCTCTTCGTGGTGTTCGCCGTCATGTTCTCTCTGTTCCTGGTGCTGGTGCAGTACCTCCAGGCCGTCCTCGGCTACTCCGCGTTGAAGGCGGCGTCGGGGCTGCTTCCGATGGCGGCGATGATGATGCCGCTGTCCACGATCGCCCCGACCATCGCCGAGCGGATCGGCTTCCGGCGGACCCTCGTCACCGGGATGCTGCTGCTCGCAGGAGGTCTGGTCCTCTTCGCCACCCTCGCGGATCCTGGCGGAGGGTACCTCTCGGTGCTCCCTGGCATCCTCGTGCTCGGAGCCGGTGTCGGACTCGCCATGAGCCCGTCCACCGCAGCGATCACCTCTTCGCTCCCCGAGGAGAAGCAGGGTGTCGCCTCGGCGCTCAACGACACGGTGCGCGAGATGGGCGGCGCCGTGGGCATCGCCCTGATCGGTTCGGTCCTGAACTCTGCCTATCGGTCGAACATCGAGCCGACCGCCGTCTCCCTGCCACCCGAGGTCGCTGAACCGGTGACCTCGGGAATCGGCGGTGCACTCGCCGCGGCGGGACGGATGGGTGCGGACGGAACCGCCCTGGTCGACGCCTCCCGACAGGCCTTCGTCGACGGCATGGCTCCAGCGTTGTACCTGGCGGCGGGCCTGGCGCTCGTTGCGGCCGTCTTCACCGCTCTCCGTGGCCCCAAGAAGCCGGTCCAGGTGGAATCGCGTCCGGGTCCGAGCGGCGACGAGCCACCGATCGAGGGCGATCACTCACGCTGA
- a CDS encoding MarR family winged helix-turn-helix transcriptional regulator yields the protein MRAFLYEPDPPLDVAQADALDLIVSHAPVRMSEVAALLRVDPSTATRTVARLQKLDLVERTTDSGDARVVLVVPSGGGRRLHARVRGRSNDLLSELLDTFDAEDRERLASLMERLVGAVEAQRAAPGARASTASA from the coding sequence GTGCGGGCGTTCCTGTACGAGCCGGACCCACCCCTCGACGTCGCCCAGGCCGACGCCCTCGATCTCATCGTGTCCCACGCCCCGGTGCGGATGAGTGAGGTGGCGGCCCTGCTGCGCGTCGATCCGTCGACGGCCACGCGGACCGTGGCCCGCCTGCAGAAGCTGGACCTGGTCGAGCGGACCACGGACTCCGGCGACGCCCGGGTGGTCCTGGTCGTGCCGAGTGGGGGTGGTCGACGTCTGCACGCCAGGGTGCGGGGCCGGTCGAACGACCTGCTCTCCGAGCTGCTGGACACCTTCGACGCCGAGGACCGGGAGCGCCTGGCGTCGTTGATGGAGCGGCTGGTCGGTGCCGTCGAGGCGCAGCGAGCCGCTCCAGGCGCTCGCGCGTCCACCGCGTCAGCGTGA